Proteins from a genomic interval of Prevotella sp. E13-27:
- a CDS encoding deoxynucleoside kinase, which yields MHIAVAGNIGSGKTTLTKMLAHRYGWTPRFEPVDNNPYLSDFYADMKRWSFNLQIYFLNKRFKEVVEISRSEETIIQDRTIFEDARIFAPNLHGQGLMSDRDFQNYSDLFDLMISLVKLPDLMIYIRSSIPTLVAQIQKRGREYEQTMRLDYLKGLEQRYEDWISTYKGQLIVIDGDHCKFGDNAEDFMQVTDMIDAKLFGLFPME from the coding sequence ATGCATATAGCCGTAGCAGGAAACATTGGCAGCGGAAAGACCACGCTGACAAAGATGCTGGCCCACCGATATGGATGGACGCCGCGTTTCGAACCCGTTGACAACAACCCCTACCTGAGTGACTTCTATGCCGACATGAAGCGCTGGTCGTTTAACCTGCAGATATACTTCCTGAACAAGCGATTCAAGGAGGTGGTGGAGATTTCACGTTCAGAGGAGACGATTATCCAGGACAGGACAATCTTCGAGGATGCGCGTATCTTTGCGCCAAACCTGCACGGACAGGGACTGATGAGCGACCGCGACTTCCAGAACTACAGCGACCTGTTCGACCTGATGATATCGCTGGTGAAGCTGCCCGACCTCATGATATATATACGCTCGAGCATACCCACGCTGGTGGCACAGATTCAGAAGCGCGGACGCGAGTATGAGCAGACCATGAGACTGGACTACCTGAAAGGCTTGGAACAAAGATACGAGGACTGGATTAGCACCTACAAGGGACAGCTAATCGTGATTGACGGCGACCACTGTAAGTTTGGCGACAATGCAGAGGACTTCATGCAGGTCACCGACATGATTGACGCCAAACTCTTCGGTCTCTTCCCGATGGAGTGA
- a CDS encoding deoxynucleoside kinase produces MQHIAIAGNIGSGKSTLTRMLAKHYGWEARFEAVEQNPYLDDYYKDIHRWSFNLEVFFLKERFRDLIDIHNADHTIVQDRTIYEGVYVFMENNKAMGNLSDRDYETYMELFEQMMEVVTLPDLMIYLRASVPHLVGNIQKRGRDYEQQMQLDYLENLNKRYDDFIFNKYKGPVVVVDKDELDFEHNPKDFAKIIDSIDQRLFGLFTN; encoded by the coding sequence ATGCAACATATAGCGATAGCAGGAAATATAGGAAGCGGGAAATCGACACTCACGCGGATGCTTGCCAAACACTACGGATGGGAGGCACGCTTCGAGGCTGTGGAACAGAACCCCTATCTCGACGACTACTATAAGGATATACACCGATGGTCGTTCAACCTCGAGGTGTTCTTCCTGAAAGAGCGGTTCCGCGACCTTATAGACATTCACAATGCCGACCACACCATTGTTCAGGACCGCACGATATACGAGGGCGTCTATGTGTTCATGGAGAACAACAAGGCGATGGGCAACCTCAGCGACCGCGACTACGAGACATACATGGAGCTGTTTGAACAGATGATGGAGGTGGTGACGCTGCCCGACCTCATGATTTATCTAAGGGCATCGGTGCCACACCTCGTGGGAAACATTCAGAAGCGCGGACGCGACTATGAACAGCAGATGCAGCTGGACTATCTGGAGAACCTGAACAAGCGCTACGACGACTTTATATTCAACAAGTACAAGGGACCGGTCGTAGTGGTGGACAAGGACGAGCTGGACTTCGAACACAACCCGAAAGACTTCGCAAAGATAATAGACAGCATAGACCAGAGGCTCTTCGGACTATTTACTAACTGA
- a CDS encoding nucleotidyltransferase family protein — protein sequence MNIIARNYFRLLRSGAFNEDVEIEPMSFWKWKRLYQYACLHGIHGVMYDGIEKCRSQFFMQLPDDLIAIWEESVATLEEENAGEEATMQNLYQLFSRQQLRPVLFGNRLWAENYPASSHRQNMKIELFFPFQTQFDKSIEWAKANGQNATTLANGAFAYEYNDLRVEHHHRLHVLTNKYLNYRLNNIVEREFRARTSPPFSTTAQRPYLRACPCFSSSCDSPSTCSTTASR from the coding sequence ATGAACATCATCGCACGCAATTATTTCCGCCTGTTACGCTCAGGAGCATTCAATGAAGATGTTGAAATAGAGCCCATGTCCTTCTGGAAGTGGAAGCGGCTTTACCAATATGCGTGCCTTCATGGCATTCATGGCGTAATGTACGACGGCATTGAGAAGTGTCGCAGCCAGTTCTTCATGCAGCTGCCCGATGACCTCATTGCCATATGGGAAGAGAGCGTAGCCACGCTCGAAGAAGAAAACGCAGGTGAGGAAGCCACCATGCAGAACCTGTATCAGCTCTTTAGCCGCCAGCAGCTGCGTCCGGTGCTGTTTGGCAATCGTCTCTGGGCAGAGAACTATCCCGCTTCGTCACACAGACAAAACATGAAGATAGAGTTGTTCTTCCCCTTTCAGACACAGTTCGACAAGTCAATAGAATGGGCAAAGGCTAATGGTCAGAACGCCACAACCCTTGCCAACGGAGCCTTCGCCTACGAGTATAACGACCTTCGTGTTGAGCACCACCACCGTCTTCATGTACTCACCAACAAATATCTGAACTACAGACTCAATAACATCGTTGAGCGTGAGTTCCGCGCGAGAACAAGCCCACCCTTCTCAACGACGGCACAGAGACCATATCTAAGAGCCTGTCCATGCTTCTCATCTTCCTGCGATTCTCCTTCCACATGCTCAACAACGGCATCTCGCTGA
- a CDS encoding Na+/H+ antiporter NhaC family protein — protein MKLKSGLLAISPLIVFVTIYLVTSIIARDFYKVPITVAFLSSSIYAIAITRGKLRRRLNVFSRGAGTPEMMLMVWIFVLAGAFASSAKAMGAIDATVSLTLSLLPSQMLLAGLFLAACFISLSIGTSVGTIVALMPIAAGVATQTGYSSAMLAAVVVGGSFFGDNLSFISDTTIIATQTQGCKTSDKFRVNSFIVFPAAILILFVYVFLGRDISIPTAIGDVDFWKVLPYIVVLLTAIMSLNVMAVLTLGIALTGIIGMMTGAFDLYGWFDAMGKGIISMGELIIITLLAGGLLEVIKHNGGIEYIISLMTRHIHGKRGAELSIAALVSVVNVCTANNTVAIITVGSIAKNIGERFQLDPRKCASLLDTSSCFTQGLLPYGAQILMAAGLASIDPIAIIPYLYYPFATGMAALLSIFLRYPKRYS, from the coding sequence ATGAAACTGAAAAGCGGACTATTGGCCATATCGCCATTGATAGTTTTCGTAACCATCTATTTAGTCACGAGCATCATAGCTCGTGACTTCTATAAGGTGCCTATCACTGTCGCTTTCCTTTCCTCGAGCATCTATGCTATAGCCATCACCCGTGGCAAGCTCCGTCGCCGACTAAATGTCTTCAGCCGCGGAGCAGGCACACCCGAGATGATGCTCATGGTGTGGATATTCGTGCTTGCAGGAGCCTTCGCCTCCTCAGCCAAAGCCATGGGAGCCATCGACGCCACCGTCAGCCTCACGCTCTCTCTCCTACCCTCACAGATGCTTCTTGCAGGACTGTTCCTTGCCGCCTGTTTCATCTCTCTCAGCATAGGCACGAGCGTGGGCACCATCGTTGCCCTCATGCCCATAGCTGCTGGCGTGGCCACCCAGACAGGCTATTCGTCGGCCATGCTCGCTGCTGTCGTAGTGGGCGGCTCGTTCTTTGGCGACAACCTGTCGTTCATCAGCGACACCACCATCATTGCCACACAGACGCAGGGCTGCAAGACCAGCGACAAGTTCCGCGTTAACTCGTTCATAGTCTTCCCCGCAGCCATACTCATACTCTTTGTCTATGTCTTCTTAGGCCGCGACATCTCCATACCTACCGCCATCGGCGACGTGGATTTCTGGAAGGTGCTCCCATATATCGTTGTACTCCTGACAGCCATCATGAGCCTTAACGTTATGGCGGTGCTCACCTTAGGCATAGCGTTGACAGGCATCATCGGCATGATGACAGGAGCCTTCGACCTCTACGGATGGTTCGATGCCATGGGCAAGGGAATCATCAGCATGGGCGAGCTCATCATCATAACGCTCCTTGCAGGCGGACTTCTTGAGGTTATCAAGCATAACGGCGGAATAGAGTACATCATCTCGCTTATGACACGCCACATCCACGGCAAGCGCGGTGCCGAACTAAGCATCGCGGCACTCGTAAGCGTTGTCAATGTCTGTACTGCTAACAACACCGTTGCCATCATTACCGTAGGAAGCATAGCCAAGAACATTGGCGAGCGTTTCCAGCTCGACCCGCGAAAGTGTGCGTCGCTTCTCGACACCTCGTCGTGCTTCACCCAGGGACTCCTGCCCTATGGAGCCCAGATACTCATGGCAGCAGGCCTCGCATCTATAGACCCCATTGCCATCATACCCTATCTCTACTATCCGTTTGCCACAGGCATGGCAGCACTCCTTTCCATATTCCTGCGCTATCCCAAACGTTATTCATAA
- a CDS encoding UxaA family hydrolase translates to METTFLKINPADSVVVCLADKKKGDVIIVDGNKIILAEDVPSGHKVLLKDVKEGEDIIKYGYPIGHARRDIKAGEWINENNLKTNLSGTLEYTYNPVNEKLSIKFENRTFKGYTRKNGDVGVRNEIWIVPTVGCVNGIAERLATQLRQETGCKGIDSIYAWHHNYGCSQLSGDHENTRKILRDIVLHPNAGAVLVLSLGCENNQPDQFMEMLGDYDKSRIRLLVTQKVDGDEVEAGMAILRELYAIAKEDKRTDVPVSKLRVGLKCGGSDGFSGITANPLVGEFSDWLVAQGGTSVLTEVPEMFGAETILMNRCETPELFQKTVSLINNFKEYFLSHGEPVGENPSPGNKAGGISTLEDKALGCTQKCGRAPVSGVMEYGVRLENTGLNLLSAPGNDLVASTALASCGCHIVLFTTGRGTPFGTFVPTMKIATNPSLAARKPNWVDFSAGQLIEGRTMEELVPEFIDKVLAVASGEKARNEENDYREISIFKNGVTL, encoded by the coding sequence ATGGAGACAACATTTTTGAAAATCAATCCTGCCGACTCGGTTGTAGTATGTCTGGCAGACAAGAAAAAGGGAGATGTCATCATCGTTGACGGCAATAAAATAATACTTGCCGAGGATGTGCCTTCTGGTCATAAAGTGCTACTTAAAGACGTTAAGGAAGGCGAAGACATCATCAAATACGGTTACCCCATCGGCCATGCCCGTCGCGACATCAAAGCAGGAGAATGGATAAACGAGAACAACCTAAAGACCAATCTGTCAGGTACACTCGAATACACATACAACCCTGTAAACGAGAAACTTAGCATCAAATTTGAGAATAGAACCTTCAAGGGCTACACTCGTAAGAACGGTGATGTTGGCGTTCGCAACGAGATATGGATTGTGCCTACCGTGGGCTGTGTCAACGGCATTGCCGAGCGCCTTGCCACACAGCTGCGCCAGGAGACTGGCTGCAAGGGAATAGACAGCATCTATGCCTGGCATCACAACTACGGCTGTTCACAGCTTTCCGGCGACCACGAGAACACCCGTAAGATTCTGCGCGACATAGTCCTTCATCCCAACGCTGGTGCTGTGCTCGTGCTAAGCTTAGGTTGCGAGAACAACCAGCCCGACCAGTTCATGGAGATGCTTGGCGACTACGACAAGAGCCGCATCCGTCTGCTCGTTACACAGAAGGTTGATGGCGACGAGGTAGAAGCAGGAATGGCTATTCTTCGCGAGCTCTACGCCATAGCCAAGGAAGACAAGCGTACCGATGTGCCTGTTTCCAAGCTGCGTGTAGGCTTGAAATGTGGCGGTAGCGACGGCTTCAGCGGCATCACCGCCAACCCACTCGTTGGCGAGTTCAGCGACTGGCTCGTGGCTCAGGGCGGCACAAGCGTGCTCACCGAGGTGCCCGAGATGTTTGGCGCTGAGACCATACTCATGAACCGTTGTGAGACACCTGAGCTCTTCCAGAAGACAGTCTCGCTCATCAATAACTTCAAGGAGTATTTCCTGTCCCACGGCGAGCCTGTAGGCGAGAATCCGTCGCCAGGCAACAAGGCTGGCGGCATCTCTACACTAGAGGACAAGGCTCTTGGCTGCACCCAGAAGTGCGGCCGTGCTCCTGTAAGTGGCGTCATGGAATATGGCGTCCGTCTTGAGAACACAGGACTGAACCTCCTCTCTGCTCCAGGCAATGACCTCGTAGCATCCACAGCACTCGCTTCATGCGGATGCCACATCGTGCTCTTCACAACTGGTCGTGGCACACCTTTCGGAACCTTCGTTCCAACGATGAAGATTGCCACCAACCCATCGCTTGCAGCACGCAAGCCCAACTGGGTGGACTTCTCAGCTGGTCAGCTTATCGAGGGCAGGACTATGGAGGAGCTCGTTCCTGAGTTCATAGACAAGGTGCTCGCCGTTGCCAGTGGCGAGAAAGCCCGCAACGAGGAGAACGACTATCGCGAGATCTCTATCTTCAAGAATGGTGTGACGCTTTAG
- a CDS encoding LacI family DNA-binding transcriptional regulator: MATDKIRIKDIAERAGVSVGTVDRVLHERPNVSKVAREKVEKALEEMDYQPNMYASALAYNKNYDFYMILPSHENVAYWDEVEDGAKDATERRRDFGVSLHKLYYERFDTASFAKCAKDCLKEKPDGIIVVPSTLEATRQFTDKLHEKGIPFILLDSYMPDLKPLAFYGQDSFQSGYFAARMLMLIASKEKEIMLMKLLKDGKVGSKQQMNRETGFRHYMIDHFPDVKIVEVDLPWDKPETYDGLLEHFFKHHPQVHHCITFNSKAHIVGEFLQRSNRRDVQIMGYDMVPKNAECVRNGSISFLLAQHAFLQGFACVWTLFDCIVMKKEISPVNYMPIELLTKENIQFYRRTN; this comes from the coding sequence ATGGCAACAGATAAAATTCGTATTAAAGACATTGCAGAGCGTGCCGGAGTCAGCGTAGGCACCGTTGACCGTGTGCTCCACGAGCGTCCTAACGTTTCGAAAGTGGCACGCGAGAAGGTTGAAAAGGCACTTGAGGAGATGGACTATCAGCCCAATATGTATGCTTCAGCCTTAGCCTACAACAAGAATTACGATTTTTATATGATTCTCCCAAGCCACGAGAACGTGGCTTACTGGGACGAGGTGGAAGACGGGGCCAAAGATGCCACAGAGCGTCGTCGCGACTTCGGAGTGTCGCTTCACAAACTCTATTACGAGCGTTTCGACACCGCCAGCTTCGCCAAGTGCGCCAAGGACTGCCTGAAGGAAAAGCCCGATGGCATCATCGTGGTGCCATCTACTCTTGAAGCCACACGCCAGTTCACTGACAAGCTCCACGAGAAAGGCATTCCCTTCATTCTTCTCGACTCCTACATGCCCGACCTGAAGCCGCTTGCGTTCTATGGTCAGGACTCTTTCCAAAGTGGCTATTTCGCAGCCCGCATGCTCATGCTCATTGCCTCGAAAGAGAAAGAGATAATGCTCATGAAGCTGCTCAAGGACGGCAAGGTGGGTTCGAAACAGCAGATGAACCGCGAGACAGGCTTCCGCCACTACATGATTGACCACTTCCCTGATGTCAAGATAGTAGAAGTGGACCTGCCCTGGGACAAGCCCGAGACCTATGACGGACTGCTGGAGCACTTCTTCAAGCATCATCCTCAGGTGCATCACTGCATCACCTTCAACTCAAAGGCTCATATCGTGGGCGAGTTCCTTCAGCGAAGCAACCGCCGCGACGTGCAGATCATGGGCTATGACATGGTGCCGAAGAATGCCGAGTGTGTGCGCAACGGAAGCATCTCCTTCCTTCTGGCTCAGCACGCTTTCCTACAGGGCTTCGCCTGCGTCTGGACGCTTTTCGACTGCATAGTCATGAAGAAAGAGATTTCACCTGTGAACTACATGCCCATCGAGCTCCTCACCAAGGAGAACATACAGTTCTACAGAAGAACGAACTGA
- a CDS encoding NAD(P)H-dependent glycerol-3-phosphate dehydrogenase, giving the protein MYNCGKIAIIGGGSWATAIAKIVVGHTHHIGWYMRRDDQIEEFRRMGHNPSYLTSVHFNTDEIFFDSDLNRIVQIYDTLVFVVPSPYLKNHLKRLKSRLKDKFVITAIKGIVPDENLVCSEYFHQMFDIPYENLACLGGPSHAEEVALERLSYLTVGCADQEKAQAFADVLTSNFIKTKTSTDVIGIEYSSVLKNVYAIAAGICSGLKFGDNFQAVLMANAVQEMDRFLRTVYPIERNVYDSVYLGDLLVTGYSNFSRNRVFGTMIGKGYSVKSAQMEMEMIAEGYFGTKCMKDINKHHHVNMPILDAVYNILYERIAPKVEIKLLTDSFR; this is encoded by the coding sequence ATGTATAATTGCGGAAAGATAGCCATCATTGGCGGAGGTAGCTGGGCTACAGCCATTGCCAAGATTGTGGTGGGACACACCCACCACATAGGATGGTATATGAGGCGAGATGACCAGATAGAAGAGTTTCGTCGCATGGGTCACAATCCGAGCTATTTGACGAGCGTTCACTTCAACACCGACGAGATATTCTTTGACAGCGACCTGAACAGGATAGTACAGATCTATGACACTCTGGTGTTCGTAGTGCCGTCGCCCTATCTGAAGAATCATCTCAAGCGTCTGAAGAGCCGTCTAAAGGACAAGTTCGTCATAACAGCCATCAAGGGCATCGTTCCTGACGAGAACCTGGTCTGCTCGGAGTATTTCCACCAGATGTTCGACATCCCCTACGAGAACCTTGCCTGTCTTGGCGGTCCCTCCCATGCTGAGGAGGTGGCACTCGAGCGTCTCAGCTATCTCACTGTAGGCTGTGCCGATCAGGAGAAAGCCCAGGCTTTTGCCGATGTGCTCACAAGCAACTTCATCAAGACAAAGACATCTACCGACGTTATCGGAATAGAATACTCTTCCGTCCTGAAAAATGTTTATGCCATCGCGGCAGGCATCTGCTCCGGCCTTAAGTTCGGAGACAACTTCCAGGCTGTCCTCATGGCCAACGCCGTTCAGGAGATGGACCGCTTCCTGCGTACCGTCTATCCCATCGAGCGCAACGTCTATGACTCCGTATATCTTGGCGACCTGCTTGTGACGGGCTATTCCAATTTCTCGCGCAACCGCGTTTTCGGCACGATGATTGGCAAAGGCTACTCTGTCAAGTCTGCACAGATGGAGATGGAGATGATAGCCGAGGGCTACTTCGGAACGAAATGCATGAAAGACATCAACAAGCATCATCATGTGAACATGCCAATACTCGACGCTGTGTATAACATCCTATACGAGCGCATCGCTCCCAAGGTGGAGATAAAGCTATTGACTGATTCATTCAGATAA
- the lysS gene encoding lysine--tRNA ligase, translating to MNVLELSEQEILRRQSLDELRNMGIDPYPAAEYPTNAFSTEIRDNFQDDAEPREVCIAGRMMSRRVMGKASFVELQDSKGRIQVYITRDDICPEENKDLYNVVFKKLMDIGDFIGVKGFVFRTQTGEISVHAKELSLLSKSLKPLPIVKYKDGVAYDKFDDPELRYRQRYVDLVVNDGVKDTFLQRATVIRTLRRVLDEAGYTEVETPTLQSIAGGASARPFMTHFNALNQDMFMRIATELYLKRLIVGGFEGVYEIGKNFRNEGMDRNHNPEFTCMELYVQYKDYNWMMSFTEKLLETICIAVNGKPEREIDGKIVSFKAPYRRLPILDAIKEKTGFDCNGKSEEEIRAFCKEKGMEVDETMGKGKLIDELFGEFCEGTFIQPTFITDYPVEMSPLTKMHRSKPGLTERFELMVNGKELANAYSELNDPIDQEERFKEQMRLADKGDDEAMIIDQDFLRALQYGMPPTSGIGIGIDRLVMLMTGKTYIQEVLFFPQMKPEKKAPQSSVQEWAEVGVAEDWVYVLRKAGFHLIQDIKDEKAQGLQQKIGEIVKKFKLELQKPSVEEVQNWIDKAQ from the coding sequence ATGAACGTATTAGAATTAAGCGAACAAGAGATTTTACGCAGACAATCACTTGACGAGTTGCGCAATATGGGCATTGACCCATATCCTGCAGCAGAATATCCCACGAATGCATTTTCTACTGAAATAAGAGATAACTTCCAGGACGATGCAGAGCCACGTGAGGTATGCATTGCAGGCCGTATGATGAGCCGCCGTGTCATGGGTAAGGCTTCATTCGTTGAGTTGCAGGACTCAAAGGGTCGTATTCAGGTTTACATCACTCGCGACGATATCTGTCCTGAAGAGAACAAGGACCTTTATAATGTAGTATTCAAGAAGCTGATGGACATTGGCGACTTCATTGGCGTGAAAGGTTTCGTGTTCCGCACTCAGACTGGCGAGATTTCCGTTCATGCAAAGGAGCTCTCACTTCTTTCCAAATCGCTGAAGCCACTGCCTATCGTGAAATACAAGGATGGTGTTGCCTACGACAAGTTCGACGATCCTGAGCTGCGTTACCGCCAGCGCTATGTTGACCTTGTGGTTAACGATGGTGTGAAAGACACCTTCCTGCAGCGTGCAACAGTAATTCGCACACTTCGCCGTGTGCTCGACGAGGCTGGCTACACAGAGGTGGAGACCCCTACCCTTCAGTCTATCGCCGGCGGTGCAAGTGCGCGTCCGTTTATGACCCACTTCAATGCCCTTAATCAAGATATGTTCATGCGCATAGCAACAGAGCTGTATCTGAAGCGTCTTATCGTAGGCGGATTCGAGGGTGTCTATGAGATTGGCAAGAACTTCCGCAACGAAGGCATGGACCGCAACCACAACCCAGAGTTCACCTGTATGGAGCTTTACGTTCAGTACAAGGACTACAACTGGATGATGTCGTTCACCGAGAAGCTTCTTGAGACCATCTGTATTGCTGTCAACGGCAAGCCCGAGCGCGAGATTGACGGAAAGATAGTGTCGTTCAAGGCTCCCTATCGCCGTCTGCCTATCCTCGACGCCATCAAGGAGAAGACCGGCTTCGACTGCAACGGCAAGAGCGAGGAAGAGATTCGTGCGTTCTGCAAGGAGAAGGGCATGGAGGTTGACGAGACCATGGGCAAGGGTAAGCTCATCGACGAGCTGTTCGGAGAGTTCTGCGAAGGCACATTCATACAGCCTACATTCATCACCGACTATCCTGTAGAGATGTCGCCACTGACAAAGATGCACCGTTCGAAGCCCGGACTGACAGAGCGTTTCGAGCTGATGGTAAACGGCAAGGAGCTTGCCAACGCTTACTCAGAGCTCAACGACCCTATTGATCAGGAAGAGCGCTTCAAGGAGCAGATGCGACTTGCCGACAAGGGCGACGACGAAGCAATGATTATCGACCAGGACTTCCTGCGCGCACTTCAGTACGGCATGCCTCCAACATCAGGCATAGGCATCGGCATAGACCGTCTGGTCATGCTCATGACAGGCAAGACATATATTCAGGAAGTACTCTTCTTCCCACAGATGAAGCCCGAGAAGAAAGCTCCTCAGAGCTCTGTTCAGGAGTGGGCCGAAGTGGGAGTAGCCGAAGACTGGGTCTATGTGTTGCGCAAGGCAGGCTTCCACCTCATTCAGGACATAAAGGATGAAAAGGCTCAGGGTCTTCAGCAGAAGATTGGTGAGATAGTAAAGAAATTCAAGCTCGAGCTACAGAAGCCTTCAGTAGAGGAAGTTCAGAATTGGATTGACAAAGCACAATAA